The following proteins come from a genomic window of Larimichthys crocea isolate SSNF chromosome III, L_crocea_2.0, whole genome shotgun sequence:
- the nfu1 gene encoding NFU1 iron-sulfur cluster scaffold homolog, mitochondrial has translation MATYRQVGRLFWISARLSRPLAVSGYQCAGLHWPSHNAGVSNKWPQNPHWVVPGRTMFVQTQDTPNPNSLKFLPGRTVLEAGTMNFANPRDAHCSPLARQLFRIDGVKGVLLGPDFITISKTDSNMEWKVIKPDVFAAIMDFFTSGLPIVNEDSQPSADTAPSDDDDEVVAMIKELLDTRIRPTVQEDGGDVLYRGFEDGVVKLKLQGSCTSCPSSIITLKNGIQNMLQFYVPEVESVEQVKDEEVVEEVAQV, from the exons ATGGCGACGTACAGGCAGGTCGGCAGGTTGTTCTGGATCTCAGCGAGACTTTCCCGGCC TCTTGCTGTCAGTGGATATCAGTGCGCCGGGTTACACTGGCCTTCACACAACGCAGGAGTCTCGAACAAATGGCCACAAAACCCCCACTGGGTCGTCCCTG GGAGGACCATGTTTGTGCAGACGCAGGACACGCCAAATCCAAACAGTCTAAAGTTCCTGCCCGGTCGTACAGTGCTTGAGGCAGGAACTATGAATTTTGCAAATCCTCGTGACGCACACTGCTCACCCTTAGCCAG ACAGCTGTTCAGGATTGATGGAGTGAAGGGTGTGCTCCTGGGCCCTGACTTTATCACCATATCAAAG ACGGATTCAAATATGGAATGGAAAGTAATCAAGCCTGATGTATTTGCAGCCATTATGGACTTTTTCACTTCTGGACTTCCAATTGTCAACGAGGACAGCCAGCCTAGTGCAGATACAG CACCTTCAGACGACGACGATGAAGTAGTCGCTATGATCAAAGAACTGCTGGATACTCGAATAAG GCCAACAGTGCAGGAGGATGGGGGCGACGTCCTGTATCGGGGGTTTGAAGACGGCGTGGTTAAACTGAAGCTGCAGGGCTCATGCACAAGTTGTCCCAGTTCTATTATCACTTTGAAGAACGGAATCCAAAACATGCTGCAGTTTTACGTCCCTGAAGTTGAATCAGTGGAGCAG GTGAAGGATGAGGAGGTGGTTGAGGAGGTCGCTCAGGTTTGA
- the ciiih9orf78 gene encoding splicing factor C9orf78 homolog, which yields MPSGKNFRRRKDSSDVEEDETTEEVRSKLEEAKELQSLRKRQTGVSVTALLVGEKLPPEAEIDNDPFKLKTGGVVDMKKVKDRNRDMTEDETDLNLGTSFSAETNRRDEDADMMKYIETELKKKKGLVEAEEQKVKVKNAEDHLYELPESIRVNSAKKTEEMLSNQMLSGIPEVDLGIDAKIKNIIFTEEAKAKLLAEQRNKKKDHGTSFVPTNIAVNYVQHNRFYHEDVNAPQRHHRHREEPKARPLRVGDTEKPGPEASSPPNYRKRPNNEKATDDYHYEKFKKMNRRY from the exons ATGCCGAGTGGCAAAAActtcaggaggaggaaggactcctcagatgtggaggaggatgagacaACCGAAGAAGTCAG ATCAAAACTAGAAGAGGCTAAAGAGCTTCAGAGTTTGCGGAAACGACAGACCGGAGTCAG TGTGACCGCCCTGCTGGTGGGAGAGAAGCTGCCACCAGAGGCTGAAATTGAT AATGACCCTTTTAAACTGAAGACTGGAGGTGTTGTAGACATGAAGAAAGTCAAAGACAGGAACAGGGACAT GACAGAAGACGAGACGGACCTCAACCTGGGCACGTCCTTTTCTGCTGAAACCAACAGAAGAGACGAAGATGCAGACAT GATGAAATATATCGAGACAgagctgaaaaagaagaagggttTGGTGGAAGCCGAGGAACAGAAAGTTAAGGTGAAGAACGCAGAGGACCACCTGTACGAGCTGCCCGAGAGCATCCGAGTCAACTCTGCCAAGAAGACGGAGGAGATGTTGTCCAATCAGATGCTGAGCGGGATTCCTGAAGTTGATCTCGGCATTGA TGCAAAGATCAAGAACATTATCTTCACAGAGGAGGCAAAGGCCAAACTTCTGGCAGAGCAAAGGAACAAGAAAAAAGACCACGGCACATCGTTCGTACCCACAAACATCGCTGTCAACTACGTCCAACACAACCGCT tctATCATGAGGACGTGAACGCACCACAGAGGCACCACAGACACCGAGAAGAGCCCAAAGCGAGACCGCTGCGTGTGGGAGACACAGAGAAACCAGGTCCAGAAG CGTCGTCTCCGCCAAACTACCGCAAACGCCCAAACAACGAAAAGGCCACAGATGACTACCATTACGAGAAGTTCAAGAAGATGAATCGACGATATTGA
- the med22 gene encoding mediator of RNA polymerase II transcription subunit 22 isoform X1, translating into MATQRVLPQSKETLLQNYNKRLKDDIKSILDNFTEIIKTAKIEDETQVSRATQAEQDHYEMHVRAANIVRAGESLMKLVSDLKQFLILNDFPSVNDAISLQNQQLRSLQEECDKKLTSLRDEIAIDLYELEEEYYSSSYSQWDSTDLPLCDAYRRRDSWASPGSSCSSTQGDREDVEGPPSQETNPQHHLNGHGTTSSIEKP; encoded by the exons ATGGCTACCCAGAGAGTTCTCCCTCAGAGCAAAGAGACTCTGCTGCAGAACTACAACAAGAGGCTGAAGGACGACATCAAGTCCATCCTGGACAACTTCACGGAGATCATCAAGACCGCCAAG ATAGAGGATGAGACGCAGGTTTCCAGGGCAACCCAAGCGGAGCAGGACCACTATGAGATGCACGTGAGAGCAGCCAACATT GTACGAGCTGGCGAGTCTCTGATGAAGCTGGTGTCCGATCTGAAGCAGTTCCTGATCCTGAACGACTTCCCCTCCGTGAACGACGCCATCAGcctccagaaccagcagctgcGCTCGCTGCAGGAGGAGTGCGACAAGAAGCTCACCTCGCTCCGCGACGAGATCGCCATCGACCTGTATGAGCTAGAGGAAGAATATTACTCCTCCAG CTACAGTCAGTGGGACAGCACTGATCTGCCGCTGTGCGACGCCTACCGCCGGCGAGACAGTTGGGCCTCCCcgggcagcagctgcagctcgaCACAGGGCGACCGGGAGGACGTGGAGGGACCTCCTTCACAGGAGACAAACCCCCAACACCACCTCAACGGACACGGGACGACGTCGTCTATAGAGAAACCATGA
- the med22 gene encoding mediator of RNA polymerase II transcription subunit 22 isoform X2 — MATQRVLPQSKETLLQNYNKRLKDDIKSILDNFTEIIKTAKIEDETQVSRATQAEQDHYEMHVRAANIVRAGESLMKLVSDLKQFLILNDFPSVNDAISLQNQQLRSLQEECDKKLTSLRDEIAIDLYELEEEYYSSRYK, encoded by the exons ATGGCTACCCAGAGAGTTCTCCCTCAGAGCAAAGAGACTCTGCTGCAGAACTACAACAAGAGGCTGAAGGACGACATCAAGTCCATCCTGGACAACTTCACGGAGATCATCAAGACCGCCAAG ATAGAGGATGAGACGCAGGTTTCCAGGGCAACCCAAGCGGAGCAGGACCACTATGAGATGCACGTGAGAGCAGCCAACATT GTACGAGCTGGCGAGTCTCTGATGAAGCTGGTGTCCGATCTGAAGCAGTTCCTGATCCTGAACGACTTCCCCTCCGTGAACGACGCCATCAGcctccagaaccagcagctgcGCTCGCTGCAGGAGGAGTGCGACAAGAAGCTCACCTCGCTCCGCGACGAGATCGCCATCGACCTGTATGAGCTAGAGGAAGAATATTACTCCTCCAGGTACAAGTAG